The genomic region CAGGGCATGCCGCCCTGGCCCCAGTACAGGGACAGAAATACGAGCATGCCGATGCCGATACAGAAGATCATGACTCCCGAGAACTGGTTGATCCGTTTCAGGCTCTTCTGACTCAGCCGGGACCGGAACGATCCGATAGTCCCGCAGAGGAGGATCCACCAGAGAGTCGAACCGCAGAAGACGCCGGCAACGAATTCCGCTGCAAGGATATACGAAGCCCCCTGGAATACCACCCCGAATGCGGGCAGGATTGCAAGAAAGAAGATGATGGTTAGGGGATTGGCAATGCCGATCGCAACCGTTGTGAGGTAGTCCTTGAGAACGGTTTCCTGCCCGGGTTTTGCCGTTGCCTCCGGGGGCAGCGAGAGAAAAACCTTTGCTCCGACGAGGAGAAGAACGACCCCGGCGATAAGCCGGAACAGCGACTGGTGGGCCGTGATCATGCCCGATATGAGGGTGAGGCCGAGGAAGACCACCGCGGCATACAGGGAATCGGCAGTGGCAACGCCGAGGCCCGATGCGATCCCGTGAAGCCGGCCTCCGGCAACAGCCCGCTGGATGCACAAGAGCGAGATCGGACCTACCGGTACGGCGAGCGTAAGGCCGATGATGATTCCCTGGGTAAACAGGCCTGCATCCATTGAACGTGCCCGGGAGATACTGCCCTTTCAGGATCCAGGAACCCGCGAACTCCTCATTTTGAGTGGTCTGACGGGAACCGACCCCGCGGGTATCCTGACCGGATTCCTATCCATACATTCCCTTTTGCCGATGTTGAGGGTTTCGGTACAAGAATGAATGCCAGAGTATGCTCTCCCCGGGATGATGAATCCGGATGGACAGCGGATATGGGGGATTCGCGGATCCGCGACCGGGAATCAGGCAACGGACAGGACCGGGGAGAAAAAAGATCAGGGGAAGAAGACCGGTTCCAGGGTCCAGGTCGAGTTGAGGCCGCTGATCGGCTCCAGGGGGTTTTTCTGGTCCGCGTAGACGATATCGAGGGTCGCCCCCCCGGTCTTCAACGCTGCATAATCCTTGGAGTCGATAGTTACGTAATCCCGCATGGTGCCGGTGGAGTCCGGGTCGAATATGAAGGTCGCTGCCCCGGATCCGCCATGGGAGACGCCGACGCCACCGTAAGAGAGCCCGTTCTTATCGGTGAGCTTGCTGTACCAGACCAGGCGGATGGACTCGTTGCCGGTATTTTTTAAGCGGAGATAGATGTTGACCTGTTTTCCGGACTCTTTTGAATCGACCTCGATATGATCGATTGCAGCGGTCAGGGAATAATTCCCGCTTTTGATGATCGAGGGATCCTTGACGGGTACCGGTACCTTCTGCATGGTGGGGGTTGGTGTTGGGGTTGCTGCCGGTGCAGACGAGGTGCCTGTGCAGCCTGCAGCCAGGACCAGACAGACAAAAATGACAAGCACTGCGATCTTTTTCATGGTTCTGCCTCACAAAATCATTTGATGCTGTAGCAGGTAAATTCTGTATTCCGGGGTGAAAAATTTTCCGGATGCAGGGCATCTTTTCGGGGAGAGATCACCAAAAATTAAGCGTCGGTATGCGAGAAGCAGGAGTTGAACCTGCGAACCCCTTCGGGAACGGATCTTGAGTCCGCCTCTGTTGGCCACTTAGATATTCTCGCTTGGCAATAGTATTGGACAACAGGATAGTAAAAGGCTTTGACTCGTGAAAGAATCCGGCCCCGGGTACAGATTGCATGAGATTCTTTATGCTGCATTTCCCGTCAGGAAAGGATGTTCGATCAGCTCCGGATAGCCGACACCGTAATATATGATCTGATCCTCTTCGCCCTCATCATGGCAGGGATAACAACCCTTTAAAAAAAGTTACATGAAATCCGCAAGGCCCAGCTGCTCCTGCTTCTCTTCCCCGAACGTCGAGGTGATGGCAAGATCGATCACCTCGACCCGCTGCTTGGTGTACTCGGAGACCTTGTACTTCCGGCAGATCTCCCGGGACATCTCGAGGTACTTCTTCACCGAGCCTTCGTGCACGGTAGGGATGAGGGGGCCGTTGCAGGGCCCCCGGCCCTTGAACTTGGTGCACTTGCCCGAGAGAGGCATCCGGCGGTAACTGGTGTTGCACTTCGTGCACCGGAACTTCTGCTTGGAGAATGCCGAGAGATTTCCCATGAGATCCCGGATGAAGTGGGTGTTGAGCACCCGTTCTGCAACATCGTCGGCATCGACTGCCCGGATCTTCTCGGCAAGATCGAGCTCGGCTCCGAGCTTGTCGGTCATCGTCTTCATCTGAGTGTACATCGACTCGATCGGGCCCGAGGAGATGTCCGATGTGTCGTGGGTGAACTGGAAACCCTCCACCTGCTCAGGCTTCCCGATCCTTTTCTCCACCCGGTCGATGAGATCGGCGATCTTCTTGGGCTCAACGTACGCAAGGGCGCCGGTATAGACCTCGATCGGGTAATGATCGCAGACATCCACGTTTAAGGCTTCCTTGTCGATCTCGGCCGGGTCGATCCGGCTCGTCATGACAAGCGGGGCATCCATCGAACCGCCCCGGTTCTGCGGTAAAAACGAGCGCGAGAAGTTGATGAGGCCGTCGAGGAGGAGCATGATGCAGTCCTCGTCGCCGTCGCACTGACCGGTGAAGATATCGTTTGCCGTCATCGTGTGATCATTGTCAACCGTCAGGCAGTAGACCCGCTCCTCGGGGGCCGGTACAGGTTCGGCAGCGGTTATCCGGTCCGAGATGACGCACGAGCCTTCGAAGACGGGGACTGCATCGCCGGGTTTGAGTTCCACGGCCCGGATCTTCCGGAGGTAACTGGTGTCCCAGACCAGCATGGCATGGTCGGGCGTGACCGCAAGAGTCCGGCCTCTCGCAGTCTCGAAACGGATGAGGGCAGCGGGGGATCTGTGGATCGAGACCGAGGTGATCTTACGGATGTGGATGCCCCCTGCCGTGTCGACAGCCCGGGTATAAAACGGGCGGGCCGGGTCCGAGTAGTACGTCCCGAGCCGGTCGATACCCGGCCGGCTGATGTCAAAATTTTCGAGAACGAATTTCCGGATTGGGGTTTTCACCCAATGCCGGCCATCGTAGACATCGATTTCGGTATCGCCAAAGAAGCAGTTCCGGCGCTTGGCTGCGTGGAAGAACGGGTGGGCATAGCCGACATTTGCCCGGGTGAACCCGACGATCCGGGCGAGCACACCGGCGCTCGTGTGCGGGGCAAGGCCGATGACGAGATGGCCTACCAGCTCCTCGGGTTTGCTGATGTTGTAGAATGGGGGAAGGCCATAGCACTTCACGAGCAGGTCGTCCATGAACTGCGCCACGCTGACCATGTACTCGGCACAGGAGTCCGAGACCAGGATATCCTGCGGGTGGAGCTCGACGACCTGCGCCGGGTTCTGGAGATCGTACCCGTGGGTATCCTTCGTGTACCCGAGCGAGCGGAGTTTCTCGACAGAGACCCGGACCTCGTCGGGGCGGATGTGCGTGATCGGCAGGTCGATCATGTCAAAGCGGGTGGTCCCGTCCTTGAAGACAAAGATGTTCCGGATAGCCCGGAGGATCCCCTTGTCCATAGCCTCGACGGTCTTCTCCTTGGAGATGACCCCCTTGACCCCCTTGACCAGTGCCACGGAATCGGTCTTCAGGCCGAGGCGTTCCATGGCCTTTGCGTACTCCCCTTTCACATTCAGGGTTATCCGCTGGCTGCAGACAACCTGGCCATCGCAGCCGGGACAGCGGGGGAGCGTGGT from uncultured Methanoregula sp. harbors:
- a CDS encoding LysE family transporter, which codes for MDAGLFTQGIIIGLTLAVPVGPISLLCIQRAVAGGRLHGIASGLGVATADSLYAAVVFLGLTLISGMITAHQSLFRLIAGVVLLLVGAKVFLSLPPEATAKPGQETVLKDYLTTVAIGIANPLTIIFFLAILPAFGVVFQGASYILAAEFVAGVFCGSTLWWILLCGTIGSFRSRLSQKSLKRINQFSGVMIFCIGIGMLVFLSLYWGQGGMP